Within Ictalurus furcatus strain D&B chromosome 3, Billie_1.0, whole genome shotgun sequence, the genomic segment aatgaacgtgtgtgtggaTGGTCTGCATTTGAAGCCAGCTAATAAGAGAGGTGTAGGGTAGTGGACAAGGCCTGCTGTATATCCCAAACTGCCTACACtcatagtaaacaatgtcaaaATAGACTGCCACTTCCTGTTGTTAGTACATGTATATGGGCTGAACTTGAGATGACAATCTTTTGGAAATACAATGCATTATATATGTTCAGGAAAACGTTGTCATATacaatgtagtgcacttatatagagAAAAGAGAATCTTTTGGGATTCAATCAGTGTTATTAAAGAGATTGCTGTTTTGTGTCTAACGTCAGACTTACTGTAATATGCAGAATgtttgtgagagtgtgtgaatgatagTCAAAAGAGAATATGAATGTTTGGAGCGTGAAGGGCGGCACAGAGACCTTCATCAGGCAGTCCTGAACTGTCTCGTGGGGGAATCTGTCTCATCTGACAGACTGTCACAACAGATTATACTAGCTGAACTGTGTAAATATGTACCCATAAATAGGTGAGAATCTCCAAACTCTTGAACAAAACATACATGTGTAATTGTGTTTGGAAACGTTGATGGTGACAGAGTATAATAATCCACAATTAATCCCATTAATTACAGTCTAATTAATGGTTGCGTTTGTATGTTGatataaatctataacacaGAGTGTTTAAAAACTTGTCAGTGTTTACAGTAGGTCTTTGCTGAAGTCTGGAGATCATTAATTGGTCACCAGCTGGATGATGTCCAGGTCCTTATAGCTCCAATCATGTGTAGAAAAACTGAGACATGCTTAAATGCCAAGGATCATTGCTCCCTTTCAAGGTCATTATATTTCGctgctttttacatttttgttggtACAGTTTGTAACAGGATCAGTATTGTTTGGCCACAGTCCTTGGCTATGCACTACAATTAACTGAATgcttaatgtgtaaataatacaattttaaaacaaacttttaaaTGGGGTGCACAGTTGCTACATTGTGTAGGTGCAGTGTTTGTAGGGGTTAATCAAAGATGGTCTAAGTATCAAAAGTAGGGCAGCTTAAACCGAGAGGGTAAGATCTATGGATGGTAAGATATAACTGGGTCATATCCTAGGTTCAGTAAAGTGAAACATGTATTCAGTCACTTATTTACAGTTCCTTCCAAAGagttcatacatttttaaagacaaCTTGAAGCATGGGGATTTTTCTGGGGATTCCTGGTGACCTAGACAGTTATGTTGAGACGTTCCCTCATTGAAGAAAGTTTCCTTCtttggaaacattttttttttttttttacttgcacaTTAAGTGGTTTTTATTGAATACTGCTTAGCGATTACATTTCATGTTCCTTTCATAAGAAATCTGACCAGAAAATCTTGGTTTTCCCAAAGACTTACATATGTAGCATCTCcattttcactttcactttctaGCACATTTCCTGTGTGTGAACAGTATTGACTACAGTGCATCATACCAGCAAACCAATCTAGTTAGATTATTATAGCATTGTTGTAGAGCAAGAGCTGGATATTTATGGAAAATTTCTCACATGAACATTCTGCTTTTCTTTCCAGtgctgtgttttgatttttgGACCTAGGTTCGAGGAGAGTTAAAGTAAAAGGCATTTACTTTCACCTTAAAAAATCTGACAAACTGAAGCAGGTACTACATTTACTGGAAATGTGTAGACTTAATCATTTCCATCAGCATTAGCTCACCAAGTACACATTTCCTCCTTTTCTGACAGTGTGAAGATGGCATATGCAGGTGACCGACTGTATAAAGAGGTTATCAGGAAAATGATGGGTGATTTGGCCACAAAagtcagagtgagagaaatcATAGCTTACTTGCCCTGCCTCACACTTTCTGATCGGGTAATATATGCATAACACgtattatacatacacattgAACAAAAATCGCTTTCAAACTTTATGTTCtaaattgttgtttatttgtttaaagattttataataaaattattattattatttttttttacaattatccTGATTGGTGATGCAGGAGGAGATAGAGGCTAAAAGAGAAACCTACGGAAACTACAATGCTATGATGGTACTGCTTGATAACCTACAGAGACGAGAGAACTGGCCTGATCAGTTTATCTCAGCACTTCGGACATGCGAACAGTGGGCTCTGGCTAATAAGATCAGTGAAGAATATGACAAAATAAGGGGAATCCACAGTAAGttaatttttataattaatgcacaACAAAGGACATTCAAACCAACCTCTTCTAACCAACAAAACTGAAGATTTGAAGATAACcaacaaaaagatttattaattttttttatttgctacaaTTGTTTTCATTGGGTTTTATATAGATAACATGTTCCATCATTTCTTCTATAAACTTGTGTTATTAATTTCTCTGTTTTCTGTCTTCAGCCCAGAGAAGAACCGCTGCTGCTGCTTCGGCTCCTGTCCTTCCTGCTGTTGCATCTGTCAGTCCTGCAGCACCTCCTGCTCCTGCGCCTGCCCCAGCTGCTGCTGTACCCAGTCCAGCCCCAGCTCCAGCAGAAGCTTCAGCAACAGTGACCACAGCGACAATCCACAGTGTCCCGTGCTCCACCCCACCCTTTCTCACAACTTCAGTGGAAGCCTCAGCTCAGCCAGCTACTCCACTTATAAATTCTCCCCCAGGGCCCTATTCCAACATAGCTGCTCCAGCCTCGACGGAAGCCCCTGCTTTAGTTTCAGCCCCAGATGCCCTAGTACATGCTCCTCCTGAATCAGCCCAACCTGCTGAACCCCCATTGTCGGTCTTGGCTTCAGATGCAAGGCCCCCTTCTCCAGTCTCTGCTCCTACATTGACCCCCTCTATTGGGCAAAGTGAAGTCCCAGGTGCTTCTGCCCCTATAAATTCTTCCCCAGAGCCCTGTTCTAACATTGCTTCTCCAGCCATGACTGAAGCCCCTGCCTTAGTTTCAGCCCTAGAGAATTCAGTACAGCCTCATCGTAAACCAGCCCACCCCGCAGAACCCCCACTGTTAGTGCCACATGCAATTCCCCCTTCTCCAGTCTCTGCTCCTGAGGTAACCCCCTCTGTTGGGCAACGTGAAGTCCCAGTCGACTCTAGAAAAACACCCACACTGGGTATCTCAGGTGGCCCCACTAATACTGCCCTTTCTGGACAATCTTCAATTACTGCATGTACCCTTCCAACTTCACCTCAAAAGAGCAATGTTCCAGTGGCAGTCGTAGAGAGCTCCAGTTATGTGAAACACCCCATCCAAGACTCAAGTCCTCATGGGACTGTCTTAGGACAGGACTCACAGAACAACCCAACAATCACTCAGGTAATATATAGAAGAGGGCTTGATGTATTGTTATGGTATAACGATGCATCGTGACCCGATGCATCACAATGCAGAATTGTGACAATGTGCAGAATGAAAATATGTGATTCACATTGTGGAAATCAGCATTCTATTAAATGCATGTAATGCAGTTGCACTGTAAAAACACCAAGGGTCCCAATCTGCACAACCCATAGAGATCAGCTGGTCACCTGACCATGTTCTTTCGTGAAGAGCCTGCGAGATCTGCACTTGTGAAGTCTAATAGTCAGTATGGTTACATGACCACATTATAACACCAAAGTACAGACTTTGGAGCGTTATTTCTGCTATGGAACTCATACCGAACAAAATGTGTGAGAGAatttatgaatgtatttatttctttttaagaagaagagaagagaaggctcagtggttaacacgtttgcctcgcacctccaggggtgggggttcaattcccgccgccACCCTGTGTATGCActagtttgcatgctctccctgtgcttcaggggtttcctccggattctccggtttcctcccccagtacaaagacatgagttgtaggctgattggcatgtccaaattgtttgtagagtgtgaatgggtgtgtgaatgcatgtgtgatTACGCCATGTGATAGGTTgaccctgagtcccctgggataggctccaggttccaccacttccctgtgtaggataagcggtacagaaaatggatggatatttttaagatatggtgaacttatgatacatttttgtttacaatattaaacctctctaccattttttaaatgcacattgttttggATTCAGAAATAACAAAGATTAATAAAGATTAATctttattaatctttataaatctttatataatctctatatatctctatatattatCTCTATATAttataaagcaaaataaaaaataataaagattaaataataaatttaatcttTTCAGTCATAATTTTGCTTCATTGATATTTTGCTCAAAATATTGTGAGAATCTAATTAAACTGATATCCTGAATCGAATTATGACCAGGGTGTATTGTTACATCcctgtgtattatttattttttattatggcATAGGGTGTAGTTTAGACTAATGCCAACAACAAATAATTTCTTGTAGCCACATGCAACAGTTGGTCTATAGAAAATTTATTTACACTAATCCAGTACAAGGACTTTTCTAGAAGCTATTTACTATTGAGTGAAGTTCCTATTTATTACAGCAGAAGTTAAAAAATTTTTAGCATGTGCAATGCACTGTAGACCCATTAAACCCATAGTATAAATTGTTCCACCCAAGCTTCTTCCTGTCATGTTTCCCTTGCTACTACATTTGAAATGTCACTCAGGGCCAAGAAGTTACCTTCTAGTGCCTTCGTGTGTGATGTAGGATTTCCAAATATacagtgttcaatacttttttttctgtgtcattccactttattacacataactttatttattgactttaatgttgtgaattctttatatttccggatttcttgagttaatactgatgtctggtgaaaatttcatgtgaataacttcattggaaatatatttactgaaaaaaaattttgaagtgtccaatacttatttcccccctgTATACATGTAGAAACCTGTGGCTTGTACTTAAGGTGTTTATGTCCTGCATTCTACAGTGTATTGcatattaacacatttttcattttccctGCAGGTTGTACACACTGCAGTGTCGCCAAACTGCCAGACTCAGG encodes:
- the mavs gene encoding mitochondrial antiviral-signaling protein; translation: MAYAGDRLYKEVIRKMMGDLATKVRVREIIAYLPCLTLSDREEIEAKRETYGNYNAMMVLLDNLQRRENWPDQFISALRTCEQWALANKISEEYDKIRGIHTQRRTAAAASAPVLPAVASVSPAAPPAPAPAPAAAVPSPAPAPAEASATVTTATIHSVPCSTPPFLTTSVEASAQPATPLINSPPGPYSNIAAPASTEAPALVSAPDALVHAPPESAQPAEPPLSVLASDARPPSPVSAPTLTPSIGQSEVPGASAPINSSPEPCSNIASPAMTEAPALVSALENSVQPHRKPAHPAEPPLLVPHAIPPSPVSAPEVTPSVGQREVPVDSRKTPTLGISGGPTNTALSGQSSITACTLPTSPQKSNVPVAVVESSSYVKHPIQDSSPHGTVLGQDSQNNPTITQVVHTAVSPNCQTQETSQRTAQATPSASTDAVAGCLSNLAAENEENFSKPDVLRGEEPFSVSSDRLQISHMTMERSPFQPQAVPNPYRAEEPVDESVSVTTDDPMFSSSTTAVLSQHVSDSVVPVQNSAPRALENGFQEVPCPNQPVEDHYESICQSLQTRVHIVKVSEGRSVQNLSGQPPSMVRPTTARLNDNGKTESIVQSISEDQPSRHIQDISQCIQENNASEQASPSAGLTTYAEPAYPATVQKSELKASGQINIPQSEQREESQGVLQRFQSSSHLIVAAAVCMAAVFVAWRLKY